From Salvelinus sp. IW2-2015 unplaced genomic scaffold, ASM291031v2 Un_scaffold3156, whole genome shotgun sequence, the proteins below share one genomic window:
- the LOC112075437 gene encoding interleukin-1 receptor accessory protein-like 1: protein MTPNYVVRRGWSIFELETRLRNMLVTGEIKVILIECAELHGIMNYQEVEALKHTIKMLTVIKWRGPKSNKLSSNFWKHLQYEMPFKHMEPIISNEQVLDVSEQGPFGELQTVSAISMAAATSTAMATAHPDLRSTFHNSTVNYHTQMRQQKHYYRSYEYDMAPGGSLPPLSTLGNQHTYCNIPMTLINGQRPHGQARTPREQSIEEAHANNAMLPLLPRETSISSVIW, encoded by the coding sequence AGCTGGAGACCCGCCTCCGGAACATGCTGGTCACCGGGGAGATCAAGGTGATTCTGATTGAGTGTGCCGAGCTGCATGGCATCATGAACTACCAGGAAGTGGAAGCGCTCAAACACACCATCAAGATGCTGACCGTCATCAAGTGGCGTGGSCCCAAGAGCAACAAGCTCAGCTCCAACTTCTGGAAACACTTGCAGTACGAGATGCCCTTCAAGCACATGGAGCCCATCATCAGCAATGAGCAGGTGCTGGACGTCAGCGAGCAGGGCCCTTTCGGCGAGCTCCAGACCGTCTCCGCCATCTCCATGGCAGCCGCCACCTCCACCGCCATGGCCACGGCGCACCCGGATTTGCGGAGCACCTTCCACAACTCCACTGTCAACTACCACACCCAGATGAGGCAGCAGAAACATTACTACCGCAGCTACGAGTACGACATGGCTCCCGGCGGCAGCCTGCCTCCCCTCTCCACCCTGGGTAACCAGCACACCTACTGCAACATCCCTATGACTCTGATCAACGGACAGAGGCCCCACGGCCAGGCCAGGACACCCAGAGAACAGAGCATCGAGGAGGCACACGCCAATAACGCCATGCTACCGCTGCTGCCACGCGAGACCAGTATATCCAGTGTCATCTGGTGA